AAGATCGCAGGCAAAACCATTCGTGAGTCGGGTATTGTGGAGTCGTCCGGTGTGCTGATACTTGCAGTGCGGAGCGCGAATGGTGAACTTCATACCACACCGTCTCCCGATTTCGAGATAAAGGCGTGGGATCATATGATTTTGATTGGCTCCTCAGCCCAAATACAGGCTGCACAACGTTTTGCACATGGAGAATAGGCTACGTTTCATTTAGTATTTGAGTGATCCAAGTTTTTAGAGCAGGAAGATCGCCTGTAATAGTATCCCATATTTGATCTAAATCAACACCAAAGTAATGATGGACAATTACATTTCGCATAGATATGATGTCTGTCCAAGGAATATGAGTGTGTTTTTCACGCAGCAATTCTGATATTCTTCCTGCCGCTTCGCCTATTATTTGAATGTGATATAACACCCAGACCTGGATCACTTCGTCATTATAGAACAGCCCTTTGTTGCCTTGAATACGCTCATCTATTTTTTCAATTGCCTCCAGTATATCCAGAAGCTTTTGGCGGTCGTCTCTCATAGCGGCACGGCCTCACGCAATACTTGATTCTTTATTCTTTGCCTGAGTCCCTTTTCGCTGACAACATCGACTTTTCGCCCCAACAACTCCTCGAGTTCCCTTATCAGCGCCGCATGTTCCAACAAGCCGCAGCCAGGGCCGAGCTCTACAAGAAAGTCGATGTCGCTCTTATCATCGTAATCGCTGCGCGCAATGGAACCGAACAATCGAAGATTGTGAGCGTTATGAGCAGATGCTATGCGTAATATATCATCACGTTTACTCTCAAGAAGTTGGCGTACGTTCATGTGTCTTTCCCTCTCAAGTCGCCCGACTCCGACAACCATCGCAATATTTTACCATATGAAAACAGACCTTTTCCAAGTCTTGTTCATCCTTGTTATAATAGCTATTGCAAGGTTGATCTGGGTGAATTCGACTCATGATCCACAACTCATAATACCAGGAACGTGTTGTCTACAGTGCTCGGCTCGGCTGCTCTCAGCTCGGCTGCTTTCTCTTCGGCGAGGGTATCGTTGATATACGACCCTGCTCCCGTTTCACACCCCGCTATATATTTGAGTTTGGTCTTTGTCCTGTTCGGCGGATGGAATTCGATATGGAAATGATAGTGGTTGTAGTCGCGTCCGTCCGTGGGAGCTTGGTGCATTATCATCATATACGGCAGCGACATCCCCCAGAGGTTATCATATTTTTGCAGCACCACTTTGAGTATATTCGCCAGGTCACAGCGTTCTCTCCCGTCGAACGTGACCATGCATTGGTGATGCTTCTTAGAGAATATGTAGACCTCATAGGGATAACGTGCAAAGAACGGAATCACAGCCATAAATGAATCGTTTTCAGCAATTATTCTCCTGCCGTCCTTATATTCTTCGGCAATGATGTCGCAAAAGAGGCAGTTACCCGTGCGAGTCTTGTGATCCAACGACGAGTCGAGTTCTTTTTGAACTTTCGGCGGTATGAATGGCAGCGCGTATATTTGACCATGCGGGTGATAAAGCGTGACACCTATATCTTTTCCTTTGTTCTCAAATATGAGCACATAGTCTACGAAATCTCTGCTGCCGAGGTCATGATAGCGGTCTGTCCAGACTTCAACCAGATTGCGAATGTCACTAATATCCGCATCGGCAAGAGTGCTGTCATGCTTGGATGTATAGCAGACTACCTCACATATACCGTCCGCCGGGCGCACTTTGTATAGCTCGGTCTCTTCGACTGCCGGTTCAGGCGCGGGATGGCGCAAAGACGGGAATTTGTTCTCGAAAGTGACTATCTCATAGTCTTCCGAGGGTATTTCTGTCGGAAATGCACCGGGCTTTGTCGGACACAGCGGACAGTAATCGTCGGGCGGCAGAAAGGTCCGGTCCTGTCGATGGGTCGCTGTAATTACCCACTGCTGCAGGATCGGATGCCATCGGAGTTCACTCATTACTTCTCACCTCCGCAGCAGCATTTCGGCTCGACGGGAGCCTCGCCCTCCCGGTTATGGGTTGTGAGTTTTGTTTCTTTCTTTGGGAAGCTGAAATATATGAGCGTCCTGCCGTCCGGGAGCGTTATCTGTTTCTTTTTCATTTCCATTACTTATTACCTCTGATTATCTCTTCTACTGCCGCAAGCTGCGCAGGTGTATTGACACCGGCAAGCTCGGTAGGATTGCATTTTACTGCAGAGACTATTCGCCTCTGCTCTATAGCCACACGAACCATATCAGTTAAATTATACTCGCCGGCTTCATTTATTTCCATGCCTGAGATATTGTCGAAAAGCCATTTAGAATCGAATGCATATGCACCGCCGTTTACTTCTTTGATTGAGCGTTCATCTTCTCCGGCGCATTTTTCTTCCACTATCCCACGAATACTGCCGGAACCGTCTCGTATGATGCGGCCATATCCTGTCGGGTCGATAAGCTCTGCCACAGCAAGGGTAATTACAGCTTCTGACTCGATGTGTGCGCTCATCAAACGAGATATGGTAGTGGCTCTAAACATCGGACTATCGCCGCACATTATTATCAGATGACCGTCAAAATTGGAGAAAACATCTTTTGCGCACATAACGGCATGACCGGAGCCTTTCTGCTCGGTCTGGGTGACATAACTAAACGATTGACTCATCTCGCGCATCACTTGATCTGCCTGGTAGCCGACAATTAGTGTAATGTCATCTATTCCTGACTCTTTGAGCGCATCGACGACATACTTTACCATAGGCTTGCCGAGCAGAGGTCTCAAGACCTTTGCAAAAGGCTTTCCCGCCTCGCTTTGGAACCTCGAGCCCTTGCCCGCAGCCAATATGAGTCCACGGAATGTTTTTATATTCATAGCTATTCAGAGTGTACAGTGCATAAGCTGTAGTAGTCAATAACTTGTTGTTAGTGAGTGCAATTTGCTGAAGGATTAGTTATGACAAGTGGGAAAGATATCTGGAGATACAGCGAAATGCAAAGGTGGCAGGGTTTTTATTATGTCGATAGTAAAGATCAATCGTGATGAACTGCGTGATAAGATTTATGGCTGTTGGCTCGGCAAGAACATAGGCGGCACGCTGGGTATGCCATATGAATGCTGCACTGATATGCAGGATGTTCATGGCTATAAAAACGCTTCAGGCGAGCCGGTTCCTAATGACGACCTCGATCTTCAGCTCATCTGGCTCAGAGCAATCCAGGACCGCGGGCCGCTGGGTGTGAACGCGAAGGTCTTGGGCGAATATTGGCTCAACTTTATTCCTCCACACTGGAATGAATACGGCATCTGCAAGTCTAATATGCGTGCAGGCCTTATTCCACCACTCTCGGGCGAATGCTACAATGAACTCTGGCGTGACTCAAACGGCGCATGGATACGTTCAGAGATATGGGCATGTCTTGCTCCGGGCTGCCCGGATATCGCAATCAAGTATGCATATGAAGACGCTTGCGTAGACCACGGCGGCGGTGAGGGCACAAATGCGGCTCTCTTTACATCTGCCGTGCAAAGTGCGGCATTTGTTGTCAGTGACCGCGACGAACTTATAAAAATCGGCCTTTCCAAAATCCCGCCGGACTGCAGGGTCGCAAAGAGTATCAATATCGTGCTCGATTCGTATAAGAATGGCCTGAGTTGGAAAGAAGCACGAAAGGCGGTAGTCGATGACAGCGCCGACCTGGGTTGGTTCCAGGCTCCGGCAAACGTGGCATTCGTGATAATCGGCTGGATGTATGGAGAGGGAGACTTCGGCAAGTCGGTCTGCACTGCAGTCAACTGTGGCGACGATACGGACTGCACCGGCGCAACTCTGGGCGCAACCCTTGGCATCATACTCGGCAGAAAGGCCATCCCAAAGGAGTGGACAGAGCCGATCGGCGACCGGATCGTTACGTTGGCGATTGACAAGGGCTCATGCGCGGACCGTGTATTTCCCGGCACTCTTGATGAACTGACAAAGCAGGTGATGGCCGAGGTCGAGCATTCGATACACGCGCATAAAGGACAGGTTGAAATAGTTGACGGAAAATCTGATATTTCGCACGCGAGCGAATTGAAGCTGGATGAGAATATTGCCGCTCGCGAGATATGGAAAAAGTCGCCATATGCCCTCGAGTATGACTTTATTCATACAAAGGTTATCGTAGACTATCTCGTCGTTCCTGAAATCAGGGCCGGTGTGCCTCTGCCGATGAAAATCACGCTCATTAACCGGATGCCGGATTCGCGTCATTTGGAACTGATTTGGCACCTGCCGGAGGGTTGGATCGCATCCACAGGACTCAGGAGCCATACATATATAACCCACTGGCCACCAAAACAGGAAATAGATGTGGAGATAACGGCTGAGTCTGTCACGGAGGCGACCACTCGCGGAATACTTGAAATAGTGACCCCGGGACGCCCGACTGTGGGGTTGGTGCCTCTAATCTTTTACAATTCCAGGTGACGTCAACCAAAAGGTCGGGGGCAGGAATACCCCCGACCATCATTCACACAATCAACTATCAAAGCCATCAAATCATCAGACCAATTACATCCTCGGAAGGATTTCCTTGCCTCTGGCTCCGTCTTTTTCGATGGTTCTGATATCTATCGCGCCTGCCGCGAATGATACGCTGGTATAGCTGCCGTCTTTGCGCGGGTAGAGTCGTCCACCCTGGACTTCAGACCGCCACGATTCATCCGATCTGCGTAAATTCTCAAAACCGAAGAGTTTCTTTGTCTTGCCACTGGCAAGCGCCAGATCATATCCGGCAGCATATGAAACGAACATCATATCTTTTGGCGCATCCGGCCAACTCACAATATCCAGTTTTTGTCCAGACTTGAGTGTCTGCAATTTACCATCCGCAATATCATAGACCACTCTGTCGAACTTATCGCGCTCGGAGCAGATTATCAGGATGCTCTTCGATGAGACCCATATTCCTTCCACACGTCCAGGCAGTTCTTCTGAGTCGAAAATATGCTTGGCTGATCCATCTGTTGTGTTGCCAAGATAAAAAAACTGACTGCTGCTCGTCATATCCTTTTTTGTTGAGATCACAAACACACTGCCGTCAGCACTGATTGCGCCGGTGCCATATATTGTGTCCTTGGAGACAGGCAAGGTAACCTCTTTGCCTACGGTCTTGCCGGCGGTCGAGCAGACTGATATGGTGCCGCCCTTTGCTGCGATGAACATGTCTGACTTGACGGGCCATACTGGTGCCTGAGCATAGGTGTTAATGGTTTTTCCTGCGCCCAACTCATCACCATCAGTGTTGATGCTAATTAATTTGCTGCCATCCTGCGATATCATCACATTTACGGTTTTGTCGTTGCTCCAGCCCAGGCCTTCCACTTTTCCATTAAGGCTGTAGTTTTTTGCGTCCAGCTTTTCGAGGTCGATGACCCAGATTGCAGATCGCGTTTTACCTTCCTTGCCTGTTTCACTCCATGCGCCTGCCCACATCTGCCCGGACGGATTGACTTGCCAAGGTCCCATATCGCCGACTTTGCTCATGCTGATCCAAGTCGGTATGTAGCCCTTGGGCCCCGGCGTCGGCGGCTGTGGAGGATTGGCGATCCGATATACAATTGCCACCAGGACAAGTACGCCGAGAATAAT
This bacterium DNA region includes the following protein-coding sequences:
- a CDS encoding nucleotidyltransferase family protein; amino-acid sequence: MNVRQLLESKRDDILRIASAHNAHNLRLFGSIARSDYDDKSDIDFLVELGPGCGLLEHAALIRELEELLGRKVDVVSEKGLRQRIKNQVLREAVPL
- the galT gene encoding galactose-1-phosphate uridylyltransferase, whose protein sequence is MSELRWHPILQQWVITATHRQDRTFLPPDDYCPLCPTKPGAFPTEIPSEDYEIVTFENKFPSLRHPAPEPAVEETELYKVRPADGICEVVCYTSKHDSTLADADISDIRNLVEVWTDRYHDLGSRDFVDYVLIFENKGKDIGVTLYHPHGQIYALPFIPPKVQKELDSSLDHKTRTGNCLFCDIIAEEYKDGRRIIAENDSFMAVIPFFARYPYEVYIFSKKHHQCMVTFDGRERCDLANILKVVLQKYDNLWGMSLPYMMIMHQAPTDGRDYNHYHFHIEFHPPNRTKTKLKYIAGCETGAGSYINDTLAEEKAAELRAAEPSTVDNTFLVL
- a CDS encoding ADP-ribosylglycohydrolase family protein; the encoded protein is MSIVKINRDELRDKIYGCWLGKNIGGTLGMPYECCTDMQDVHGYKNASGEPVPNDDLDLQLIWLRAIQDRGPLGVNAKVLGEYWLNFIPPHWNEYGICKSNMRAGLIPPLSGECYNELWRDSNGAWIRSEIWACLAPGCPDIAIKYAYEDACVDHGGGEGTNAALFTSAVQSAAFVVSDRDELIKIGLSKIPPDCRVAKSINIVLDSYKNGLSWKEARKAVVDDSADLGWFQAPANVAFVIIGWMYGEGDFGKSVCTAVNCGDDTDCTGATLGATLGIILGRKAIPKEWTEPIGDRIVTLAIDKGSCADRVFPGTLDELTKQVMAEVEHSIHAHKGQVEIVDGKSDISHASELKLDENIAAREIWKKSPYALEYDFIHTKVIVDYLVVPEIRAGVPLPMKITLINRMPDSRHLELIWHLPEGWIASTGLRSHTYITHWPPKQEIDVEITAESVTEATTRGILEIVTPGRPTVGLVPLIFYNSR
- a CDS encoding NTP transferase domain-containing protein — its product is MNIKTFRGLILAAGKGSRFQSEAGKPFAKVLRPLLGKPMVKYVVDALKESGIDDITLIVGYQADQVMREMSQSFSYVTQTEQKGSGHAVMCAKDVFSNFDGHLIIMCGDSPMFRATTISRLMSAHIESEAVITLAVAELIDPTGYGRIIRDGSGSIRGIVEEKCAGEDERSIKEVNGGAYAFDSKWLFDNISGMEINEAGEYNLTDMVRVAIEQRRIVSAVKCNPTELAGVNTPAQLAAVEEIIRGNK
- a CDS encoding DUF86 domain-containing protein, which produces MRDDRQKLLDILEAIEKIDERIQGNKGLFYNDEVIQVWVLYHIQIIGEAAGRISELLREKHTHIPWTDIISMRNVIVHHYFGVDLDQIWDTITGDLPALKTWITQILNET